A DNA window from Ranitomeya imitator isolate aRanImi1 chromosome 2, aRanImi1.pri, whole genome shotgun sequence contains the following coding sequences:
- the ATP6V1G1 gene encoding V-type proton ATPase subunit G 1 encodes MASQSAGIQQLLQAEKRAAERVAEARKQKNRRLKQAKEEAQAEIEQYRLQRDKEFKAKEAAALGSHGSCSEGVEKETVEKISIIQENYQQNREMVLDQLLSLVCDIKPEIHVNYRING; translated from the exons ATGGCGAGTCAGTCAGCGGGAATCCAGCAGCTGCTGCAGGCCGAGAAGAGGGCGGCCGAGAGAGTGGCGGAGGCCCGGAAAC AAAAGAACAGGCGTCTAAAACAAGCAAAAGAAGAGGCGCAGGCTGAGATCGAGCAGTACCGGCTGCAGCGGGACAAAGAGTTCAAAGCTAAAGAGGCTGCG GCTCTGGGCTCTCATGGTAGCTGCAGCGAAGGAGTGGAAAAGGAAACCGTTGAGAAGATCTCCATCATTCAGGAGAACTATCAGCAGAACAGAGAAATGGTTTTAGATCAATTGCTGTCCCTAGTGTGTGATATAAAACCAGAAATACACGTCAACTATCGTATTAACGGTTAG